One part of the Vicia villosa cultivar HV-30 ecotype Madison, WI linkage group LG6, Vvil1.0, whole genome shotgun sequence genome encodes these proteins:
- the LOC131610856 gene encoding OVARIAN TUMOR DOMAIN-containing deubiquitinating enzyme 5 has protein sequence MEDTQEIDEVPEEVISDKTSEKEEETRDEVLARHRKEISQLQKKEVEMKKQAARGSKAEQKTKKKQVEEEVSQLSTKLKEKHAKELSILGYSSGNGNEKSNLDNLVKAIAGVTVSTQPENTKVSKAKQRRDKRAQQEAERELRIQAEQNDIISDRMVENEKLERKLKPLGLAVCEIKPDGHCLYRAVENQLGHLSGGKSPYTYQQLRQLAAAYMRKHTSDFLPFCLSENLIEGDSDESIAQKFENYCKEVESTAIWGGQLELGALTHCLKKHIVIFSGSFPDVEMGKEYKPVDGIGSSSSSIKLSYHKHAFGLGEHYNSVVST, from the exons ATGGAGGATACCCAAGAAATTGATGAGGTACCAGAAGAAGTGATTTCCGATAAAACATCTGAAAAGGAGGAAGAAACTCGTGATGAGGTTCTTGCACGGCACAG GAAAGAGATATCACAACTGCAGAAAAAAGAAGTTGAAATGAAAAAGCAAGCAGCTAGAGGTAGCAAGGCTGAGCAAAAAACTAAGAAAAAGCAAGTGGAGGAAGAGGTTTCTCAGCTTTCTACTAAGCTCAAGGAGAAACATGCCAAAGAACTGTCTATATTAGGCTATAGCAGTGGTAACGGAAACGAAAAGAGCAATTTAGACAATTTGGTGAAGGCCATAGCTGGAGTAACTGTTAGTACTCAACCAGAGAATACAAAGGTTAGCAAGGCCAAACAGAGGCGTGACAAAAGAGCTCAACAAGAAGCAGAGAGGGAACTGAGAATCCAAGCAGAGCAGAATGACATTATAAGCGATCGCATGGTTGAAAATGAGAAACTAGAAAGGAAGTTGAAACCTCTTGGGTTGGCTGTTTGTGAAATAAAGCCTGATGGGCATTGCCTTTACAGAGCTGTTGAGAATCAGTTGGGCCACCTCTCTGGTGGTAAATCTCCATATACATACCAACAACTTCGACAACTGGCAGCTGCTTACATGAGAAAGCATACATCTGATTTCCTTCCATTTTGTCTGTCGGAGAATTTAATCGAAGGTGATTCCGATGAATCAATTGCTCAGAAGTTCGAAAACTATTGCAAAGAAGTAGAATCCACAGCAATATGGGGAGGACAACTAGAGCTCGGTGCCTTGACTCACTGTCTGAAGAAGCATATCGTCATTTTTTCAGGGTCCTTCCCTGACGTGGAGATGGGAAAAGAGTATAAACCGGTTGATGGTATTGGCTCGTCTAGTTCCAGTATCAAGCTTTCTTACCATAAGCATGCTTTTGGGCTTGGTGAGCATTATAATTCTGTGGTCTCAACATGA
- the LOC131612996 gene encoding glutaredoxin-C11 yields MDRVKDLSSKKAAVIFTKSSCYMCHSIKQLFYELGASPAVYELDNDASYGREMEWALKGNFGCNPSVPAVFIGGKFVGSSKDVISLHVDGSLKQMLMDAKAIWL; encoded by the coding sequence ATGGATAGAGTAAAGGATTTATCATCGAAGAAAGCGGCGGTTATATTTACAAAGAGTTCATGTTACATGTGTCATAGCATCAAGCAACTTTTCTATGAGCTTGGTGCAAGTCCTGCAGTATATGAACTGGACAATGATGCATCATATGGTAGGGAAATGGAATGGGCTTTGAAGGGTAATTTTGGATGTAACCCTTCAGTTCCAGCAGTGTTTATAGGTGGAAAATTTGTAGGATCATCGAAAGATGTTATATCTCTACATGTTGATGGATCTCTCAAACAAATGCTTATGGATGCAAAAGCCATTTGGTTATAA
- the LOC131612997 gene encoding monothiol glutaredoxin-S11-like: MDKVMRLASEKGVVIFTKSSCCLCYAVNILFQELGIRPMVHEIDQDPEGREMEKALMRLGCTAPVPAVFIGGKLRGSTNEIMSLHLSGSLTQMLKPYQSCS; encoded by the coding sequence ATGGATAAAGTGATGAGGTTGGCATCCGAAAAAGGTGTGGTGATTTTCACAAAAAGCTCTTGTTGTCTATGCTATGCAGTTAACATTTTGTTTCAAGAGCTTGGGATAAGGCCTATGGTTCATGAAATAGATCAAGATCCTGAAGGAAGGGAAATGGAGAAAGCTTTGATGAGGTTAGGTTGCACTGCACCTGTTCCTGCTGTGTTCATTGGAGGGAAACTGAGAGGTTCCACTAATGAAATCATGTCACTTCACCTAAGTGGGTCACTCACTCAGATGTTGAAACCATATCAATCTTGTTCTTGA